In one window of Falco cherrug isolate bFalChe1 chromosome 10, bFalChe1.pri, whole genome shotgun sequence DNA:
- the LOC102050102 gene encoding olfactory receptor 1019-like, producing MVRGNKTTVDEFILLGITDTYELQVILFVLLLLICVTSLVGNLGMIALIRFDSRLHTPMYYFLCHLSLVDLGNSSAVSPKMLVSFFDERKAISLAGCAAQMYFCGVCMITECYLLAAMAYDRYMAICNPLLYVAAMSQKVCVQLAVGSYVVAAVNEIVLVSSVFSLHFCGPNVINHFFCDIPPLLKLSCSSTTVNEHMLFTIGTLVALSTLVFIVVSYGYILTAVLRIRSSEGRHKAISTCAPQLTSVSVFYGTMIFMYLRPSSSYSLDQDKVVSVVYTMVIPMLNPLIYSLRNMEVKDALKKLLGKVLVSFRSQTGKEVSHYTK from the coding sequence ATGGTTAGAGGAAACAAGACAACTGTTGATGAGTTCATTCTCTTGGGAATCACAGATACTTATGAGCTGCAGGTCATTCTCTTTGTGTTGCTCCTTCTTATCTGTGTCACCTCATTGGTGGGGAATCTCGGCATGATTGCATTAATCAGGTTTGACTCACGACTCCACACCCCCATGTACTACTTCCTCTGCCACCTCTCTCTGGTAGACCTAGGTAATTCCTCAGCGGTTTCTCCCAAAATGCTAGTGAGCTTCTTTGATGAAAGGAAAGCCATCTCTCTGGCAGGGTGTGCAGCCCAGATGTACTTCTGTGGAGTCTGCATGATCACCGAGTGTTACCTGCTGGCTGCGATGGCCTATGACCGGTACATGGCCATCTGTAACCCTCTGCTCTACGTGGCCGCCATGTCTCAAAAGGTTTGTGTCCAACTGGCTGTGGGATCCTATGTAGTAGCTGCTGTGAATGAAATAGTGCTTGTCAGCTCAGTGTTCAGTTTACACTTCTGTGGCCCTAATGTCATCAATCACTTCTTCTGTGACATTCCTCCGCTCCTGAAACTTTCCTGCTCCAGCACTACAGTCAACGAACATATGCTTTTCACCATTGGTACTTTGGTTGCGCTCAGCACTTTAGTATTCATTGTTGTCTCTTACGGTTATATCCTTACTGCTGTCCTGAGGATCCGCTCGTCAGAGGGCAGGCACAAAGCTATCTCCACCTGTGCCCCACAGTTGACATCAGTCTCAGTTTTTTACGGGACTATGATATTCATGTACCTCCGTCCCAGTTCTAGCTACTCCCTGGACCAGGACAAAGTGGTATCTGTTGTGTACACCATGGTGATCCCCATGCTGAACCCCCTCATCTACAGCCTGCGGAACATGGAGGTGAAGGATGCTCTCAAGAAACTCCTCGGAAAAGTTCTTGTTTCCTTTAGAAGTCAAACTGGTAAAGAGGTGTCACACTACACAAAATAA
- the LOC102058596 gene encoding olfactory receptor 5AS1-like, translating into MPEENRTALTEFVLLGFTDRLEVEIPLFGLFLLIYAITLVGNVGLVMLVQLNASLHTPMYYFLSNLSFLDLSCSSAIAPKMLVNLLAQQKTVSLVGCATQMFLFAAFTDAECLILAVMAYDRYMAICHPLLYTIAMSRRVCTSMVAGAYLSGGLTSLVHTSFTFTLSFCGSNVINHFFCDIPPLLEISCSNTHLNEVLLFTLCGFIQTSSFLTIAISYACILSTILRIHVAASRHKAFYTCTSHLMSIGLFYGSLLFTYLRPSSSYTLDTDKVVSAFYTVVFPMLNPLIYSLRNKEVKDALRRTAERRVFSQ; encoded by the coding sequence ATGCCTGAAGAAAACCGCACCGCACTGACCGAGTTCGTTCTCTTGGGTTTCACGGATCGCCTAGAGGTGGAGATACCCCTCTTTGGGCTCTTCCTACTCATCTACGCCATCACTTTGGTGGGGAATGTTGGTCTCGTCATGCTTGTCCAACTCAATGCCAGCCTTCATACCCCCATGTACTATTTCCTAAGCAATTTATCTTTCTTAGACCTTAGCTGTTCATCTGCCATTGCTCCCAAGATGCTGGTAAACCTCTTAGCACAGCAGAAGACAGTTTCTTTAGTTGGCTGTGCAACACAGATGTTTCTCTTTGCTGCCTTCACTGACGCAGAGTGCCTCATTTTGGCTGTGATGGCCTATGACCGCTACATGGCCATATGTCACCCTCTCCTCTACACCATTGCCATGTCCCGCAGGGTCTGCACCTCCATGGTGGCTGGGGCTTATCTCAGCGGGGGTCTGACCTCACTGGTGCACACGTCTTTCACATTCACACTGTCGTTTTGTGGTTCCAACGTGATCAACCATTTCTTCTGTGATATTCCCCCGCTGCTAGAGATCTCCTGCTCCAACACACATCTCAATGAGGTTCTCCTCTTCACCCTGTGCGGCTTTATACAAACCAGCAGCTTCCTGACCATCGCCATCTCCTACGCCTGCATCCTCAGTACCATCCTGCGGATCCACGTGGCAGCTAGCAGGCACAAAGCCTTCTACACCTGCACCTCCCATCTGATGTCCATCGGGTTATTCTATGGCTCCCTCCTCTTCACATATTTACGGCCCAGCTCCAGCTACACACTGGACACGGACAAAGTGGTCTCTGCATTTTATACTGTTGTCTTTCCCATGCTGAACCCCCTGATTTATAGCCTGCGGAACAAAGAGGTGAAGGATGCCTTAAGGCgaacagcagagagaagagtgTTTTCTCAGTGA